GTCGTCGGCTCGTCCAAGTAGAGGACCGCGGGGCGGCCGATCATGGAAGCGGCCAGGTCGAGCCGGCGGCGCATACCGCCGGAGTAGTCCATCGCGGGGCGCCGGGCCGCCTCGGTGAGGGAGAACCGCTCCAGCAGCTCGTCGGCGCGGCTGCGGGCCTCCTTGCGGGGCAGGTCGAGGAGCCGGCCGATCATGTAGAGGTTCTCCCAGCCGGAGAGCTTCTCGTCGACGGAGGCGTACTGGCCGGTCAGGCCGATGGTGCGGCGCAGCTGCCTGGGCTGCTTGACCACGTCGTAGCCGGCGACGATCGCGTGGCCCGCGTCGGGCACGATGAGCGTGGAGAGGGCGCGTACCAGCGTCGTCTTGCCCGCGCCGTTCGGGCCGAGAACACCGAGCACGGTGCCCTCGCGCACGTCGAGGTCGACACCGTCCAGTGCCTTGGTGGTGCCGTAGTGCTTCACCAGCCCCCGTACTTCGATGGCGATTCCGCGCCCGGGGTTCATGTCGTTTCGCGTCATGTCCACCATGGGACCAGACGCGGCCGACAGTTCACCGATATATCGCCTACAGGCGAGCGCCAATCCGCCGACAGGCATGCGTCAGCCCGCCGATGGGGGATGTCGGCGGGCTGACGGTGGTGCCGGAGGTGGCTGTGTGACCGGCGTGGCGGGTGGGACCCGCAGAGCCGGGGGTGGGCTTGGGCGGAGGCCGCCCGCGCCGTCAGTGGAAGGTGTGCTCGGGCGCCGGGAACGTACCGCCGACGACCTCGCCCGCGAACTCCTTCGCCGCGTCGCCCATGACCCGGCGCAGGTCCGCGTACTGCTTGGTGAAGCGCGGCACCTTGCCGCCCGTCAGTCCCACCATGTCGGTGTAGACGAGCACTTGGGCGTCCGTGTCCGGACCGGCGCCGATCCCGACGGTCGGGATGTGCAGGGTGCGGGTGATCTCGGCGGCCAGTTCGGCCGGCACCAGTTCCAGGACGACCGCGAACGCCCCCGCGTCCTGTACGGCCTTGGCGTCCCGCAGCAGCTGGTGCGCGCCCTCCTCGCCGCGCCCCTGCACCCGGTACCCCATGGCGTTGACCGACTGCGGGGTGAGGCCGATGTGGGCCATGACCGGGATGCCGGACTCGACCAGCAGCCGGATCTGGTCGAGGCTGCGCTCGCCGCCCTCCAGCTTCACGGCGCCGACCCCGGCCTCCTTGACCAGCCGGGTGGCGCTGCGGAGCGCCTGGACGGGTCCCTCCTGGTACGAACCGAAGGGCAGGTCGCC
The DNA window shown above is from Streptomyces sp. NBC_00247 and carries:
- the panB gene encoding 3-methyl-2-oxobutanoate hydroxymethyltransferase, which produces MSLNAAQNQSAPTGHSPSDSGKALYGGKSTRRITVHDIAAATARGEKWPMLTAYDAMTASVFDEAGIPVLLVGDSMGNCHLGYETTVPVTMDEITMLSAAVVRGTKRALVVGDLPFGSYQEGPVQALRSATRLVKEAGVGAVKLEGGERSLDQIRLLVESGIPVMAHIGLTPQSVNAMGYRVQGRGEEGAHQLLRDAKAVQDAGAFAVVLELVPAELAAEITRTLHIPTVGIGAGPDTDAQVLVYTDMVGLTGGKVPRFTKQYADLRRVMGDAAKEFAGEVVGGTFPAPEHTFH
- a CDS encoding ATP-binding cassette domain-containing protein, which encodes MVDMTRNDMNPGRGIAIEVRGLVKHYGTTKALDGVDLDVREGTVLGVLGPNGAGKTTLVRALSTLIVPDAGHAIVAGYDVVKQPRQLRRTIGLTGQYASVDEKLSGWENLYMIGRLLDLPRKEARSRADELLERFSLTEAARRPAMDYSGGMRRRLDLAASMIGRPAVLYLDEPTTGLDPRTRNEVWDEVQRMVAEGATVLLTTQYMEEAEQLASELTVIDKGRIIARGGVDELKAKVGGRTLQIRPSDPADLPAMTRALHETGLDGISGAQAVPDEGLLYVPILSDQQLTAVIGLLGTRGFSLAHVATALPSLDEVFLAITGGKTSSAAVPTDEEVAA